A window of Brevinema andersonii genomic DNA:
TGCGGGAAGTTCTTCTTTTGCGAGTTCTGCTAGTTCATCCAACTCAGGATTCTTTGATGCAATCCATTCTTCTGCTTCGGCTATGGACGCTTGAAGTTTTTCATAAGCTTCATGAGCTCTCATAAAATCATCGTATGAAGCACGTTCTTTTGCGGTTTTTCCATATTCTCGGTCGGAAGGATCCAAATTTTTCAGTTTTTCATCTAGCTCTGCAACTATACGGAGCTTTTCTCCTGCTTTCGGATGCATAATTTTTCCTTAATCGTAATGCCATTATTATACCACAAAATGAAAAAAATTTCAATCCGTCGAACTTGCACAGACTCTTAAAATAAAGTATAATAAGATAAATTAGAGGCTAATACATGAAAAAATTATTAACATTGCTAGCAACATCAAGCTGTATGTTTAGTCCTTTCACCACAGTTTCAATAAGCAATGCACCTGATTCCACACATATTCCTTCTTATAGTGCTACAGGACCTTTGTATAAAAAACTTCAAGGCACAATTTGGAAGAGACAGGCTACTTTAAATAGCGATTACTATCTTTTTTTTGACCGTGTTGAAAATAAATATGGAGTACTTCTATTATCTACAGGACAATTACCGACAAGGTACCCTGATGATTCAGAATATATTAAATTTTCAATACATCATACGACATCAGCAAATCAAGAGGTGTTGCGACAAGATAATTTAGGTCCAGTTGGGATACCTGAATATTTTGGAATTGCTTTGAAATCGACGGGTCTCGGTCTTCAAACCACTTCAGGTCCTGATATCAAGAAGATAAACGCAATACTCACAGCACAAACAGGCACTGAATGGCGACTGTATCAGCGATAAAATTTTTGCAATTTGACGAAAAAAAAATCTTATGTTAAAATCAATATAGAAATATATTCCTTATGGAGGATTTTATGGCAAAAGTAGCTATAAATGGTTTTGGGCGGATTGGGCGATGCACCCTGCGCGCATATTTGGAAAATTATTCCAGTAATTACGAAATTGTTGCGATCAATGATCTTACAGATCCGGCGATGTTGTTCCAGCTTTTCCGATTCGATTCAAGCTACGGCCCGTTCAAAGGTGAAACCAAACTTGACGGCGACCACCTTATTGTAAACGGCAAAAAAATCAAATTGTTGGCTGAAAAAAATCCTGAAATGCTTCCTTGGAAAGACATGGGTGTTGATATTGTCATGGAATGTACAGGCATTTTCACAAAGCGTGACCAGCTTAACATGCACATTAAAGCAGGCGCCAAAAAAGTGCTTCTGTCAGCACCGGCTGCTTCGGGAGAAGATGTTGATGTAACAACGGTTATCGGAGTCAATCAGGACAAAATTACCAAAGATACCAATCTTATTTCTAACGCTTCGTGCACTACAAACTCAATGGCAGGAGTTACCAAAGCAATCAACGATGCTTTTGGAATTATTTCCGGCTTCATGACAACCGTACACTCATACACAATGGATCAAAACCTTCTCGATAGCCCTCACCGCAAAGGTGATATGAGACGTGCACGGGCTGCCGCAGAAAATATCGTGCCATCGTCGACAGGCGCTGCAAAAGCTATTGGACTTGTTATTCCCGAACTTAAAGGCAAACTTGACGGTGGAGCATTGCGTGTTCCGACACCAGTAGGTTCGATCACAGATATGACTTTTGAAGTCTCGAAATCGACTTCCAAAGACGAAGTTAACAAAGTAATCAAAGCCGCAGCAGAAGGGTATTTAAAAGGGACAGTATCATACTCGGAAGATGCACTTGTATTGAAAGATATTGTTGGTGATCCGCATTCAGCAATTTTTGATTCCGAACTTACCAAAGTAGGAGGTCCGGAAAATAAAACTGTTAAAGTTTTTGCTTGGTATGATAACGAATGGGGCTTTTCCAATCGTCTGGCAAATTTGGCCGGAATTGTTGCTAAAACACTTTAATCCTGATAGAGCGGCCAAAAGGCCGCTTCATTGTTTATTTTAACGATAATTTTTACAGGTGGAAAATGGGGATATAGCAAGACATTTATAAATTTTAAAGGCCATAATAATGAAAAAAATTCTGTTTATCACCATCTTTGTTTTTCTCCTTTATTTGCTGGGGAAAAGGCATCATTTACATTCTAACAAACTCTACTATGAATGTCGGAAAAGAAAAAATAATAAAAATTGGACAAAGCAAAGATACAAATACTATGGAAAAACACCGAAATGATATGTCAAGAACATCAGCAGTTCCAGAACTATTTGAAATCTATTATTATGCTGAAATAAGTAACTATAAAAATCTTGAAAAAGAAATTCAAAAATATCTGTATGCATACAGAGTTAATAAAAAACGTGAATTTTTCCAGATAGACACCGAAAAAGCAAGAAAATGATTTTTGTGTTGGAATTAGATGAAGAAATTAGTGTAACTAATGAAAGTAAACAAATATCAAAATCCTTAGGTTGTCATTCTGATTCAATAGTACATATATTCCTGGGGAACCTGCATTGAATTTTTCAACGATAAGAATATTATTCACAGCATAGTTGATAATGAACGAATTCTTTTTCAAGGTAGATCATACTACTTAGTAGGCTCGACAAAAAACTATTAATTATTGAAAATATAACAAGAATATTAAATCTATTCGATTAAATAGGAGAGAAATATGGCAATTAGTAAAAAAACAGTCAAAGATATGGATTTCAAGGGAAAAAATGTCATTATGCGTGTAGATTTTAATGTCCCGATGACAGGAGATGCAACAAATTGCACAATCACCGACGATACACGTATTAGGGCAGCACTTTCTACAATAAAATATATCTTGGATCACGGGGCAAAAAAACTTGTATTGATGAGCCACTTAGGAGATCCCAAAAAAGAACAAAAAAAAACCGAAGAAAAAGAAGGTGCAACGTTTGATAGGACAAAATTTGATATGGAAATACGAAAAAAATTGTCATTGAAACCTGTAGCCGAACATTTATCGAAATTATTGGGAAAAAACGTTAAAACAGCACCGTCTACATTTGGACCCGAAACCGAAAAAATGATTGCCGAGCTTGGAGATGGTGAAGTTTTGATGCTGGAAAATACACGTTTTAATCCTGAAGAAACCTCAAAAGACGAAGCTGAACGTAAAAAAATGGCAGAATCAATTGCAAAAGGGATGGATATTTACGTTAACGACGCATTTGGGGCAGCACACAGAGCTCACGCATCGACAGAAACCATGGCTTTATTTTTGCCTGCTGTTGCAGGAATTTTGATGGAACGCGAGCTGGAATTTCTTGAGGACAAAGTGTTGCATAATCCCGAACATCCGTTTGTTGCAATCATTGGAGGGGCAAAAGTTTCATCAAAAATCGGTGTGATCGAAAATTTGCTCGATAAAACCGATGCTATCATTATCGGAGGCGGTATGGCCTTTACATTCTTCAAAGCAATGGGATATCATGTGGGAGCATCTTTGATCGAAGAAGACCAGCTAGAAACAGCAAAAAAAATTATGCATGCAGCAAAAGAAAAAGGAACAAAATTTGTACTGCCGATTGATGTGGTTGTTGCAGATAAGTTTTCTGAAGATGCAAATAGTAAAATCGTAGACATTCACGAAATTCCTGAAGGATGGATGGGCCTTGATGCTGGACCTAAATCAATTGCAGAAGTTGAAGATATTTTCAAAACTGCCAGAACTGTATTTTGGAATGGACCGTTAGGAGTTTTTGAATTTGAAAAATTTGCTGCAGGGACAAATACAGTTGCAAAAACTCTTGCAGAACTTAAAGGAGTTACTACAATTATTGGTGGTGGTGATTCGGTTGCCGCGGTGAATAAAGCAGGTGTTACCGACAAAATGACTCATATCTCGACAGGAGGAGGAGCATCAATGGAGCTTATTGAAGGTAAAACTTTGCCAGGCGTTGCGGCGCTTTTGGATGCTTAGGAGAAATTTATGAAAAAATATATTATTGCAGGAAACTGGAAAATGCACAAAACAATCAACGAAGGTACGGAATTTATCCGTGAATTGAATGCTGGAATCACTTCGAATCCGCATAGGGAAATTTTATTATGTGTGCCATTTACCATGCTACACGCGGCATCAGAAACAGCCCAAGATACAGCTGTACAAATTGGTGCTCAAAACATGTATTTTGAAGAAAAAGGTGCATTTACAGGAGAAATTTCTCCTGTTATGCTCAAAGATGCCGGCATCAATTATACCTTGATTGGTCATTCGGAACGACGGACTCTATTTGGAGAAACTAATGAAGAAATTAATAAAAAAATTAAAGCGGCATTAAAATTTGAAATAATACCGATATTGTGCGTTGGAGAATCACTTGAGGAGCGCGAATCCGGAAAACTTCAATCTGTACTTCAAACACAGATAGAAAAAGTATTAGAAGGTGTGAGTCTGACGGATGCTCAAAAAATCATCATTGCATACGAGCCTGTATGGGCAATTGGAACCGGCAAAACCGCATCTGCTCAAGATGCCAACCAAGCTCATCAAATGATTCGACTCATCTTGGAAAAAACACATAATACCGAATTGGCAGAAAATATGGTTATTCTCTACGGCGGTTCAGTAAAACCTGACAATATCAACGAATTAATGAGCATGCCAGATATTAATGGTGCATTAGTAGGAGGAGCTTCACTTGAAGTTGATAGTTTCACAAAAATCGTCAATTTCACACCTCGGAAAAGCTGTGGATTCGACAATGCACCTTGTTTATATCTTTAAGCAATCAAAAATCCTCCTGAATTCAGGAGGATTTTTTACTGACAATTCTTAACAACTAAAGCAGTTCCCATGCCACCGCCAATGCAAAGTGACGCCAAACCATAAGGGGTTCCACGTTTAAGCATCTCGTGAATTAGTGTAACAGTTATACGCGCACCGGATGCCCCCACCGGGTGCCCTAATGCTATCGCTCCACCATTTACATTACAACGTTCCAAAATCGACTCTTGAGTTTCTTTATATTCTGCCGCTAGTTTTTTGATAACGCCTAATGCTTGTGCTGCAAACGCTTCATTAAGCTCGATAAGACCCATATCCTGAAGTTTGAGATTAACGGAAGAAAGAGCCTTTGTAGAGGCGTAAACAGGTCCAAAACCCATATAAGCAGGATCACATCCCCCTTGCCCGACTGATATAATCTCAACCATTGGTTTAAGCCCATACTTTTCAACAGCATGCTCGCTGGCAACCAACAAAACTGCCGCTCCATCATTAAGGCCTGATGAATTGCCAGCAGTTACTGTACCACCGGGCTTGAACACAGGACGCAGGCTGGCAAGCTTTTCCAAACTAGTCGTACGATTGGGGTGTTCATCAGTATCGAAGGAAATAATTTCTTTTTTAATACGCACGTCAATAGGAACAATTTCCGTTTTAAAACGTCCAGAATCGATCGCTTTAATGGCTTTTTCCTGAGACTCAAAGGCAAATTTATCCTGTTCTTCGCGTGAGATATCCAACTTTTCTGCAATATTTTCAGCAGTAACTCCCATATGATAACCGTCAAAAGCATCTGTCAGCGCATCGAAAACCATATGATCTTTCATATTAATTTCTCCCATTTTGATGCCATGTCGCGCCGTATAAGGAAGCAAAAACGGAGATTGAGACATATTTTCTGTGCCACCCGCCACCACTAAATGCGCCATACCAGCACGGATTTCAGAGAATGCAGTCATAATCGATTTCATGCCGCTGCCACAAATCATGTTGACACTACAAGCCGGAACGGTATCAGGAATATCTCCGTAAATAGAAGCTTGACGTGCAATTCCTTGTCCGTGACCTGCCATCAGAACATTACCAAGTACGACTTCATCGATACCAGAAGCAGGAACAACATCTGTATTGAGTGTGCCTTTGATAACAGCAGCTCCCAAACGACCGGGTTCGATCGAGCTAAGTGTTCCTAAAAACGAACCCACTGCTGAACGTTTGGCAGAAACAATATAAACTTTCATAAATAACTCCTTTTTCTTTCTTTTAAATTATTATTATATTTTAGGAAATAGTCAAGCATTGAAAATTCTATGCAGATTTTTAAAAAAACTTGAAGCTGCAACTTAAAATTCATTTGGGAAATCCGATAATAAAAGAGAAAAGGAGGAAATATGTCAGAGCATGCCGGAAAAACAATATTTTTATTCTTATTCTTAATGATTATACTTCTAGCAGCAACAAAAATACCTGTACGCGCCGCTCTCAAAGATCCGATTTTTCAAGACATCCAGAGTAAAACTTTTACTTTTTCACCTACATTAGGCATATTCCGAGCCAATGATATGCATATCACGAACTTTTCAGGAAACACGGTCATCACGAAAAAAATAATTGAACCTTCTCAAGAAATGATAGATCTTAAACTCTCCTTCGATGGACAAGATATTGTCAATAACTACCAAATCATCAGGTCACATTATGAAACAAATACTATTGAAAAAATTTTTGGCAGTGCTTCGGGAAAATTTATTTCGGGTGCAGACTCAATTACTATGTTTCCGCGCGAACATTCCGTACTTGTTAATAATAATCTTAGTGTTCAAAGTTTTACGATCGATTTTTGGCTCTATCCCTACCGTATTGGAGAAGGGCACCAAACGATCGTATCATTTATGAGTCCTGATATCGGCAACCCAAAAGATAATAATTCTTACGGATTTAAAATTACAGTAGAAAAAGGTGTTATTGTTTATCATTTTAGCAACTTTTTCCGAGATAAGGACTTCAAAACTTATTCCTTCACTTTGAAAGAATCTGAACCGCTTATTTACCAAACATGGGAAAAACATACTATGGTACTGGACACGGGACAACAAGTTATCAGGGTCTATAGGAATGGCGAAGAAAAAAATGTTGTCCATATTACCAAAAATCAAAACTTTTATGGAGAAACACTTTATCCGGTTACTCATTTGCAACTCGGCCAAAAAAATTTCCCGCTGATCATAGGCAACAATGCAATGTTTTCATTGGATGAATTCACTATATATCGTGATATTCAGAAAAATTTTAAGACTTTCACAACATTAAAAGAGCCTAGTTCTTTTGAAACCGATGTTTTTACTATTTCATCAAACTATTCCAAACTTCAAAGAATTAATCCTATAGTTAAACTTCCTAATGAAGCCTACTATAAAATAGGCTACCGATTTTCTACAAATTATTTCTTTCCCGAAACAAGCGCTGATATTATGCCATGGACATACATTAATCTTGAACATAATCGGTTTCCTCCATCAAAAAATACAGGGAAATATTTGCAGTTAAAGTATGAATATTATCCTTCAGCGCGCAGCGAGACAAACTCTCCTATGTTTTTACACAATATTCAGGTTGAATTTCAAGAATTTCCTAATCCTGGATTATTAAACTTTTCTTTAGTGAAAGAAGGAGATCAATCTGTTGAGTTGGAATGGAATTTATTGCCAGATCCAGATATTGTATCCTATGAAATTTATTACGGAACAGCTCCTAGCAATTATTTTGGCAAAGCTTCGATATCACCTGCTTCACCTATTTCCGTGCCGCACCCTGAAAAAAATAGCACCTCAAAACTAACTTATATATTACAAGGACTCCAAAATGAAACTCCATATTATATATCTATCAGATCCAAAGATAAATATGGAGTTTTAGGAGATTTTTCCCCAGAAATCTATGTAAGGCCATCTTCTGTAAAAACAGAAGCTTCTTATAGTATAGGACGCTAAGATAACTGCAAACATTTATATTTTACTGAGCGACAATCATTAATTTAAAATCTTTTTTCTGAGCATTATAACGTATTTGAGCTGATTCTCCATGATTTTTCAAATCACTAATATGACGATGCACAATAAAATTATCCAGCCACTTTAATATAGAGTCAGCCTGTTGACCCTGATCTGTATGAGGTTGGATTCTCATTGTTTTTTTTGCCTCTTTACGTATTGTTTCTATTAGTTTATAGATTTCTGCTTCATCTTTGCTTTCGGAAAGTTTTTCTAAATAATCAGAAATTGATCGACGCAAAGGCCTAATTTTTTGAGTATTTTTAGACTCCACACGAATATTTTGAAATGCTCGCCAAGCAAAAGGTGAAACTCCTAGCATCAAAATAAAACTAACAATCATAAAAATTAATAAAAATATCGTCAATGATAAACTCACTTGATTGATCATATTTGGCTACCACCTCCTCAAAAAATTAAAATACACTCCTTTGTCCATTAAGAAAGCTATTTTTACCATAGATTCCCCCTACAAATCTTTCAAAAGTTCGGTATTAAGATAAACTACGTCACATTTTTCCAATGCCTCCTCAACTAGCGCATCCATCAATGCTTTTTGCTGCATCACTGCTAGATACTCCTTAAGTCCAGGAAGCACATCTTCAAAAGACAAAGTTTTACTTGGTATTTTAGACAAGAGCTTTATTAAAACAATAGTACCATCATCAGTAGGTAACGACCCAATTTTACCGGGCTCCAAATCGGAAAGCACCGATTGAAGTGGATCAGGTAGCTTATGCTTGGGGATATCATCACTCAGGGAACAACGAAAACCTAAACGTTCTGCTTCATTCAAAATAGCCGCTGTCTCTTGAGCATTCAATGCTAACGCAGCATCTTGAAGTTTCTCTTGAGATGGTGCTTCAACCTCAACAAAAGAAAAAATCTCCGGAAGCGTCATTGACTCTTTATTGCGATGGTAGAAAGCTTCAGCCGCTTCATCATCAGGTTCTTCAACATGCTGCAGCCGAGAAAAAAGTAGATTATCTATCGTCAAATCTCTAAGAAGTTCTTCGCGTAGCTGATGATCTTCAAGTCTCATATCATGAAGCAAAGCTTCCCATTCGGCATCGTCTTGACAATTGTCGCGCAGCTCAAACAATGAACGATTCACTTCTTCTTCATCAGCTTCAATCCCCTCAAGAGCAGCCATCTTTAACAAAGCTTGGCGTTCGATCAGCTTCTGAAGAGCTTCCGCATATAAAAACGCTTGATTATCATCATTGGGAGTTAGTACAAACGAATCTGTTCCTTCATACTCAGCCAGGAGACGTTTTACTCCTCTCAAAATATCTTCTCCCTTAACAGGTGTACCGTTGACCTTAGCAAAAATTGTATTTTTCATTTTTCTTCCTTATTTGTTATCATTTGATTTTATCATTATCTTATAATATAATAGGTAAAATGTAAAATATCAAATACGGGGGCTCTATGTTTTCATTGTCACATGCTGTCAGGATTTATATTGCATTATCACTGACAATATTGATCGCATTTTTTAGTGCGTTGACCGCTATCGATGTTATTTTGGAACCCTTATGGATATTTGCTCAGCCTGGTACGGAAGAAATTTTCCGTAATATTTATATTGCGGTTATTGTTATTGCTTTAGTAGCAGCAGTATATGGAGTTATTGTCCTCATTTTTATTTATAATCGTGGACTCAATAAATACCAGGAATTCCTGCGCCGTATGAACAATCTTAGTTATAATACACAAATGCGTCCTGATTCCCTTCGATTTCCTGAGCAGGATGAATTTGGTAACTTGGGAGCTGATCTCAACCGTTTTATTGAAAAAATTTCTGCTTTCGACAAACTGAAAACCGAATTAGCAATGACCGAAAAAGAAAAATTCCACATCACCGCTGACAATGCACGATTTCCTGTGCTGATTTTCAACACAGAAGCTAGCAGCCCTTACGTTAGCTATTATAACAAGACGTTCAAAGAAACTTTCCTGAAAAAAAGCGCTTTCATCGACAGCAGCGGTAAAACTCAAATTCGCTATTATAATATCCTCGATGTCAGCTTACAACATCTTACTATTAAAGATCTTGATAATACACCTTTCTTCGATGAAAAACAGTGTGAGTGGATCAAAAACCCAACCCTTATCCCTGAACGGCATACGTTGCGCAATATGTCTTTTAAAGATCTTAATAACGAAAAAAATATTACCTTTGACGAGGTACTGTTTGTACCGCTGATCCCAGAAAGTAGCAACGCTCAAATTATGTATGTATTTCTGAATCAGCGCCCTGAAGAAAAACAATCACCTAACCTAGTAAAAATATAAGGACTTGCTATGAAAAAATCCATTTATCGAATTATCACTGTCATCATGCTGATTGTTGCAGGAATTATCGGATTAATCTTTCTATCATCACGCGTTATTATCGAAATTAGTTGGCTGTTGTCTCAAGAATCGCTGCGTACTGCTTATACTCTGATGTTTGTGCGATTATTTACTATTCCGCTTACGGCCTTTTTGTTGTCGATAATTGCCATTTTTCATTCATTATCCGGATCGCCTGCAGAGCGCAAAAATACACGATTTACGTTTGCCAAAACTCTAACTATTTTCTTTGCTGCAGCAGTAGCTGAATATTTCTTGCGTGCTGCAGAAGCTTTAATTTTTGCATTTTTTGCAGGAAAAACAGGAAAAGTAGATGCATTATTTGGGTTAGATATGGCATTCTACCTTTTTTGGCTGCCTCTTCTAAAGCGTACATCTTTGCTTTTAGGAGGATTTTTCTTTCTACTGGCTGGATTTCGTTTTATCTATCCTTCCGAAAAATACAAATTCGATACAGTATCATTTAGTTTAGCTCTTTTTTGCACGTTGATTTTTTTCATCATCTTCAAAGCAGAAAATATTACTAGTAAAATTCTTCCTGTCCATTTTATTGGTTTTATTGAAGTGTATGGGCGTTTCGTTCCCTTTATTTTATCGGCATTAACAATATTCTTACTTGCACTAATTGTTACATTTATTGGGGTACGGTCAAAAATCACTGCCGTGAGCATGGCAATTACAATTATTTTCGTATTAAGTGCTCATACGATTTGGCCGTTTTATCTCGAAAAAATCATTTTCTCACCCAACAAAAGTGCTTATCAAGAAAAGTTTGCAGCAATCCATGCGGAAAACACACGCAAAGCGTTTGCAATTGATAATATCATGAGGGATCAAGCCTTTTTAGCGAACAGTCAAAATCTCAACCAAATCCTACAAAAAAACTTTTGGGAAGACAGTCAGCACTTTTTGAAAGCCGTCCAAAAAAATCAGGAAATCTTACCTATCTTTTCGATAGAAAAAGTATCCCCTTTGCTCATTAAAGACTCCAATGACCAAATTAACCCTTATTTCATAACTGCCCGTGAAATCGACCATACTCTCGGTACCGATTGGGATATCAAACATTTCCGTAATATTTTCGGACATGGAGCGGTCATTGGTAAAGCATTTAAGTTCACTGCAGATGGCTATCCTGACCTGACTCTTAAAAATTTATCTATGCAGGCAGACGATCCTGCATTTGTCTTGAACAAACCGGCTATTTTCTTCAGTGATTCCATTGATAGTTTTGCCTTTGTAAATTCGACTATGCCCATTGCTGACTTTTCTCAGGAAAGCGCACCGATCGCCGAACGCACTTATAGGAATATCCGAGCTGTACCAGTTAATCCATTGCTGGTAATGGCACTAACGATTTCCTATCGCGATTCACGTTTTCTGTTAACCGACTACTATCGTAACGATACACAGTTTTTATTAAAAAGAAAACCTTCCGAAATCGTAAAAACATTACTGCCTATGTTTGAGTACGGCGATCCTCGCCTCATATTCCACAAGAACGAACTTTGGTGGGAGCTCGATGCTTACAGCATGTCCGACAAAATGTTTACAGCACTATCAGTTCCGACGCGCTGGGGACTCAAAAATTGGTTGCGCTCGCCATTAAAAGCTTTTGTTTCAGCGTATTCGGGGGAAGTGCGCTTTGCTGTCGTCGAACCTCAAGATCCTCATGTCAAAATTGCGCAACGACTGTTTCCAAAA
This region includes:
- a CDS encoding peptidylprolyl isomerase, which translates into the protein MKNTIFAKVNGTPVKGEDILRGVKRLLAEYEGTDSFVLTPNDDNQAFLYAEALQKLIERQALLKMAALEGIEADEEEVNRSLFELRDNCQDDAEWEALLHDMRLEDHQLREELLRDLTIDNLLFSRLQHVEEPDDEAAEAFYHRNKESMTLPEIFSFVEVEAPSQEKLQDAALALNAQETAAILNEAERLGFRCSLSDDIPKHKLPDPLQSVLSDLEPGKIGSLPTDDGTIVLIKLLSKIPSKTLSFEDVLPGLKEYLAVMQQKALMDALVEEALEKCDVVYLNTELLKDL
- the gap gene encoding type I glyceraldehyde-3-phosphate dehydrogenase; amino-acid sequence: MAKVAINGFGRIGRCTLRAYLENYSSNYEIVAINDLTDPAMLFQLFRFDSSYGPFKGETKLDGDHLIVNGKKIKLLAEKNPEMLPWKDMGVDIVMECTGIFTKRDQLNMHIKAGAKKVLLSAPAASGEDVDVTTVIGVNQDKITKDTNLISNASCTTNSMAGVTKAINDAFGIISGFMTTVHSYTMDQNLLDSPHRKGDMRRARAAAENIVPSSTGAAKAIGLVIPELKGKLDGGALRVPTPVGSITDMTFEVSKSTSKDEVNKVIKAAAEGYLKGTVSYSEDALVLKDIVGDPHSAIFDSELTKVGGPENKTVKVFAWYDNEWGFSNRLANLAGIVAKTL
- a CDS encoding acetyl-CoA C-acetyltransferase → MKVYIVSAKRSAVGSFLGTLSSIEPGRLGAAVIKGTLNTDVVPASGIDEVVLGNVLMAGHGQGIARQASIYGDIPDTVPACSVNMICGSGMKSIMTAFSEIRAGMAHLVVAGGTENMSQSPFLLPYTARHGIKMGEINMKDHMVFDALTDAFDGYHMGVTAENIAEKLDISREEQDKFAFESQEKAIKAIDSGRFKTEIVPIDVRIKKEIISFDTDEHPNRTTSLEKLASLRPVFKPGGTVTAGNSSGLNDGAAVLLVASEHAVEKYGLKPMVEIISVGQGGCDPAYMGFGPVYASTKALSSVNLKLQDMGLIELNEAFAAQALGVIKKLAAEYKETQESILERCNVNGGAIALGHPVGASGARITVTLIHEMLKRGTPYGLASLCIGGGMGTALVVKNCQ
- a CDS encoding UPF0182 family protein; protein product: MKKSIYRIITVIMLIVAGIIGLIFLSSRVIIEISWLLSQESLRTAYTLMFVRLFTIPLTAFLLSIIAIFHSLSGSPAERKNTRFTFAKTLTIFFAAAVAEYFLRAAEALIFAFFAGKTGKVDALFGLDMAFYLFWLPLLKRTSLLLGGFFFLLAGFRFIYPSEKYKFDTVSFSLALFCTLIFFIIFKAENITSKILPVHFIGFIEVYGRFVPFILSALTIFLLALIVTFIGVRSKITAVSMAITIIFVLSAHTIWPFYLEKIIFSPNKSAYQEKFAAIHAENTRKAFAIDNIMRDQAFLANSQNLNQILQKNFWEDSQHFLKAVQKNQEILPIFSIEKVSPLLIKDSNDQINPYFITAREIDHTLGTDWDIKHFRNIFGHGAVIGKAFKFTADGYPDLTLKNLSMQADDPAFVLNKPAIFFSDSIDSFAFVNSTMPIADFSQESAPIAERTYRNIRAVPVNPLLVMALTISYRDSRFLLTDYYRNDTQFLLKRKPSEIVKTLLPMFEYGDPRLIFHKNELWWELDAYSMSDKMFTALSVPTRWGLKNWLRSPLKAFVSAYSGEVRFAVVEPQDPHVKIAQRLFPKLFTRVMTLQPEEYLYPHELFDIQSRLLGAYHETNASSFYAGLNERTIARPLNSDEPENITFVMIETNNNHYLAMQRTYVPKNKNIFSARLLGYLDENGTSKLHLYEASSHLGTAGLAQAEAFLNQDQDFSRLATLWGQRGSRISSSDTVFYPTKDGGIYLRTIFLESESVSIPLATRFALINNTKVIIDITPEDLTHDSREIFIPQEELSREQQLQLSINNAYGYYLEAEKARLEGNTQVFRENVDKIGESLQHLAN
- a CDS encoding LamG-like jellyroll fold domain-containing protein produces the protein MSEHAGKTIFLFLFLMIILLAATKIPVRAALKDPIFQDIQSKTFTFSPTLGIFRANDMHITNFSGNTVITKKIIEPSQEMIDLKLSFDGQDIVNNYQIIRSHYETNTIEKIFGSASGKFISGADSITMFPREHSVLVNNNLSVQSFTIDFWLYPYRIGEGHQTIVSFMSPDIGNPKDNNSYGFKITVEKGVIVYHFSNFFRDKDFKTYSFTLKESEPLIYQTWEKHTMVLDTGQQVIRVYRNGEEKNVVHITKNQNFYGETLYPVTHLQLGQKNFPLIIGNNAMFSLDEFTIYRDIQKNFKTFTTLKEPSSFETDVFTISSNYSKLQRINPIVKLPNEAYYKIGYRFSTNYFFPETSADIMPWTYINLEHNRFPPSKNTGKYLQLKYEYYPSARSETNSPMFLHNIQVEFQEFPNPGLLNFSLVKEGDQSVELEWNLLPDPDIVSYEIYYGTAPSNYFGKASISPASPISVPHPEKNSTSKLTYILQGLQNETPYYISIRSKDKYGVLGDFSPEIYVRPSSVKTEASYSIGR
- a CDS encoding GIY-YIG nuclease family protein; protein product: MFFSFICWGKGIIYILTNSTMNVGKEKIIKIGQSKDTNTMEKHRNDMSRTSAVPELFEIYYYAEISNYKNLEKEIQKYLYAYRVNKKREFFQIDTEKARK
- the tpiA gene encoding triose-phosphate isomerase produces the protein MKKYIIAGNWKMHKTINEGTEFIRELNAGITSNPHREILLCVPFTMLHAASETAQDTAVQIGAQNMYFEEKGAFTGEISPVMLKDAGINYTLIGHSERRTLFGETNEEINKKIKAALKFEIIPILCVGESLEERESGKLQSVLQTQIEKVLEGVSLTDAQKIIIAYEPVWAIGTGKTASAQDANQAHQMIRLILEKTHNTELAENMVILYGGSVKPDNINELMSMPDINGALVGGASLEVDSFTKIVNFTPRKSCGFDNAPCLYL
- a CDS encoding methyl-accepting chemotaxis protein, which translates into the protein MFSLSHAVRIYIALSLTILIAFFSALTAIDVILEPLWIFAQPGTEEIFRNIYIAVIVIALVAAVYGVIVLIFIYNRGLNKYQEFLRRMNNLSYNTQMRPDSLRFPEQDEFGNLGADLNRFIEKISAFDKLKTELAMTEKEKFHITADNARFPVLIFNTEASSPYVSYYNKTFKETFLKKSAFIDSSGKTQIRYYNILDVSLQHLTIKDLDNTPFFDEKQCEWIKNPTLIPERHTLRNMSFKDLNNEKNITFDEVLFVPLIPESSNAQIMYVFLNQRPEEKQSPNLVKI
- a CDS encoding phosphoglycerate kinase; protein product: MAISKKTVKDMDFKGKNVIMRVDFNVPMTGDATNCTITDDTRIRAALSTIKYILDHGAKKLVLMSHLGDPKKEQKKTEEKEGATFDRTKFDMEIRKKLSLKPVAEHLSKLLGKNVKTAPSTFGPETEKMIAELGDGEVLMLENTRFNPEETSKDEAERKKMAESIAKGMDIYVNDAFGAAHRAHASTETMALFLPAVAGILMERELEFLEDKVLHNPEHPFVAIIGGAKVSSKIGVIENLLDKTDAIIIGGGMAFTFFKAMGYHVGASLIEEDQLETAKKIMHAAKEKGTKFVLPIDVVVADKFSEDANSKIVDIHEIPEGWMGLDAGPKSIAEVEDIFKTARTVFWNGPLGVFEFEKFAAGTNTVAKTLAELKGVTTIIGGGDSVAAVNKAGVTDKMTHISTGGGASMELIEGKTLPGVAALLDA